One stretch of Labrus bergylta chromosome 24, fLabBer1.1, whole genome shotgun sequence DNA includes these proteins:
- the LOC110002093 gene encoding uncharacterized protein yields MSQVRRSVTEAMWAMCAADSMSMPVHWYYDIEDIRRDFGGWISGFNAPTSRHPSSILSLSNTAGSGRSAWSSSGAKRPDVVGNVILHDKLNLWKSSNGTVHYHQGLQSGANTLNVLCSLRVMRSLVSGRFSDVSKPDARATVLSDYVQFLTTPGSHDDTYAESFHRSFFSDWQDSRPTSPQEILKFAEKRSLKKMTSSMSDSQLDAIGCLPMILPFILLSASANEEQAVSAAVEFVKLTHPHPKVPEYVSIYSRALHAVLGGADVRQQAEHALRRLDSWNTCQSYSRKAGRFPMSSSERLKVHQSAVNYLGLACYTKGALSSMFYLAHEFHDDPRGGVLTNTNCGGENCNRGTALGALLGAGGSYSGAVIPREWKDRLRDAQEFIPDILKELQ; encoded by the exons ATGTCTCAGGTAAGGCGGTCGGTGACGGAGGCGATGTGGGCGATGTGTGCGGCTGACTCCATGTCGATGCCGGTCCACTGGTACTACGACATCGAGGACATCAGGAGGGACTTTGGGGGATGGATCTCAGGCTTCAACGCTCCAACAAGCAGACACCCGTCCAGCATCCTGAGTCTGTCCAACACAG CCGGTAGCGGTCGCTCCGCCTGGTCCTCCTCTGGCGCCAAACGACCAGACGTGGTGGGAAACGTGATCCTCCACGATAAACTGAACCTGTGGAAGTCTTCCAACGGCACGGTGCACTACCACCAAG GTCTTCAGTCCGGTGCTAACACCCTGAACGTGCTCTGTTCTCTGCGAGTGATGCGTTCACTGGTCTCAGGACGTTTCAGTGACGTCTCGAAGCCGGATGCTCGGGCCACCGTGCTCTCAGACTACGTTCAGTTCCTGACCACACCCGGCTCGCACGACGACACCTACGCCGAGTCCTTCCACCGCTCGTTCTTCTCCGACTGGCAGGACAGCAGGCCAACGTCTCCCCAAGAG attctGAAGTTTGCAGAAAAACGCTCCCTAAAGAAGATGACCTCCTCGATGTCCGACAGCCAGCTGGACGCCATCGGCTGCCTTCCCATGATCCTCCCCTTCATCCTGCTGTCAGCCTCGGCCAATGAGGAGCAAGCT GTGTCGGCCGCTGTAGAGTTTGTGAAGCtcacccacccccaccccaagGTGCCCGAGTACGTGTCTATCTACAGCCGGGCGCTGCACGCCGTACTGGGCGGGGCCGATGTCCGTCAGCAGGCGGAGCACGCTCTGAGGAGGCTGGACTCATGGAACACCTGCCAGAGCTACAGCCGCAAGGCGGGCAG GTTCCCCATGTCGTCGTCAGAGCGTCTGAAGGTCCATCAGAGCGCCGTTAACTACCTCGGTCTGGCGTGCTACACTAAAG GAGCTCTGTCCAGCATGTTCTACCTCGCACACGAGTTCCATGACGACCCCAGAGGAGGAGTCCTGACCAACACCAACTGTGGAG GTGAGAACTGTAACCGGGGCACGGCGCTGGGGGCCCTGCTGGGGGCGGGGGGGTCGTACAGCGGCGCCGTCATCCCGCGGGAGTGGAAGGACAGGCTGAGAGACGCTCAGGAGTTCATCCCCGACATCCTGAAGGAGCTGCAGTGA
- the setdb2 gene encoding histone-lysine N-methyltransferase SETDB2 isoform X2: MEDSPESQVRMEDSPDPRDVERARTFWASEDVDHVFSGVIHYLDHLKKVLKNKTATDGEYVQALKLLEALDCSPPASSQDSSVVQVVIGSGELLPLSPCNGPLSSAAPPAGVDELLPPLTPNNLQYEPHTCCKACLSTLPSMPHSAPVFWGQNPLKVPLLCGFKRLNATPLTSSKVGGEEEEEPVNPEDGFHWDVLYKAPCGLSLRNHDDVMRFLLATESYDLLQVDFFTFNPSVHLDTPPSGGQRRPEVDLSRGAEPTPVELCLGEGGVRPAEFRYRKERWPHGCFLSRGTTLFKACCDCTDGCSSAQNCACVAMTTEGRRYSHNRLDEPVPSGVYECGPWCGCDRARCQNRLVQRGIRVRLQVFQTEGRGWGVRCRDDLDRGTFVCIYAGVILRRVHSPGEAPPPKLTRADLPSDDEVEVITEWLAPPVLEGRSNLVEPTTTSLPLHVPVIQRPADPSGTAPQDREETVLSGAPQAPPTAQEKTVTMTTGSPEKVAEGVNGLKTKSGRSLKRAMKVESVNFLDASKEGNVSRFFNLHAKHVHPERLHRLPRPRLPPHRLLHQQGGQGGLRAHLGLLVGRRRRAGGAVSVRR, from the exons ATGGAGGACTCACCTGAGTCTCAGGTGAGGATGGAGGACTCACCTGATCCACGAGATGTTG AGCGGGCCAGGACCTTCTGGGCCTCGGAGGACGTGGATCATGTTTTCTCCGGGGTGATTCATTACCTGGATCACCTGAAGAAAGTCCTGAAGAATAAGACGGCCACAGATGGAG AGTACGTTCAGGCGCTGAAGCTGCTGGAGGCTCTGGACTGTTCTCCTCCCGCCTCCTCTCAGGACTCGTCTGTGGTTCAGGTGGTCATCGGatcag gtgagctcctccccctctccccctgcaACGGGCCGCTCAGCTCAGCAGCACCCCCTGCAGGCGTAGACGAGCTGCTACCTCCTCTGACCCCGAACAACCTGCAGTACGAACCACACACCTGCTGcaag GCCTGTCTGTCCACTTTACCCAGCATGCCTCACTCTGCGCCTGTGTTCTGGGGTCAGAACCCGCTGAAGGTTCCTCTGCTCTGCGGCTTTAAGAGACTGAACGCCACGCcgctgacatcatcaaaagttggcggggaggaggaggaggagcctgtGAACCCTGAGGACGGCTTTCATTGGGACGTGCTTTACAAAGCGCCGTGTGGGCTGAGCCTGCGTAACCACGACGACGTGATGCGGTTCCTGTTGGCCACGGAGAGCTACGACCTCCTGCAG GTCGACTTCTTCACCTTTAACCCCTCCGTCCACTTAGACACGCCTCCATCAGGGGGCCAACGACGGCCTGAAGTGGACCTGAGCCGGGGGGCGGAGCCTACACCTGTGGAGCTGTGTCTGGGGGAGGGCGGAGTCAGGCCGGCCGAGTTCCGATACAGGAAGGAGCGCTGGCCTCACGGCTGCTTCCTGAGCCGCGGCACGACGCTGTTCAAGGCGTGCTGCGACTGCACGGACGGCTGCAGCTCCGCCCAGAACTGCGCCTGTGTCGCCATGACGACAGAAGGACGCCGTTACAGTCACAACAGGCTGGACGAGCCGGTACCGTCAGG TGTGTACGAGTGTGGTCCGTGGTGCGGCTGTGACCGCGCTCGCTGTCAGAACCGTTTGGTCCAGAGGGGGATCAGAGTCCGGCTGCAGGTCTTCCAGACGGAGGGGCGAGGTTGGGGGGTACGTTGCCGTGACGACCTGGACCGCGGCACGTTTGTGTGTATATACGCAG GCGTGATCCTGCGACGGGTCCATTCTCCCGGCGAGGCCCCGCCTCCAAAGCTGACGAGGGCGGACCTCCCTTCTGACGACGAGGTGGAGGTCATCACCGAGTGGCTGGCTCCGCCCGTGCTGGAGGGGCGGAGCAACCTGGTGGAGCCCACGACGACCTCGCTCCCCCTTCACGTCCCGGTCATCCAGAGGCCCGCTGACCCGTCTGGCACGGCGCCGCAGGACCGAGAGGAG ACGGTGCTGAGTGGAGCTCCACAGGCCCCGCCCACAGCGCAGGAGAAGACGGTTACCATGACAACGGGCAGTCCCGAGAAGGTTGCCGAAGGCGTGAACGGTTTGAAGACAAAGAGTGGGAGGAGTCTAAAGAGAGCGATGAAGGTGGAGAGCGTGAACTTCCTGGACGCGAGCAAGGAGGGAAACGTGAGCCGCTTCTTCAAC CTGCACGCCAAACATGTTCATCCAGAACGTCTTCACCGACTCCCACGACCCCGCCTACCCCCTCATCGCCTTCTTCACCAGCAG GGTGGTCAGGGCGGGCTCCGAGCTCACCTGGGATTACTCGTCGGACGCAGACGGCGAGCGGGAGGTGCCGTGTCTGTGCGGCGGTGA
- the LOC136178186 gene encoding putative per-hexamer repeat protein 5: MTTRAVNNNTGSELGTSLHSGSVLGTSLYTGSVLGTSLHSGSVLGTSLHSGSVLGTSLYSGSVLGTSLHTGSVLGTSLHTGSVLGTSLHSGSVLGTSLYSGSELGTSLYSGSVLGTSLYSGSELGTSLHTGSVLGTSLHSGSVLGTSLHTGSVLGTSLYTGSVLGTSLLVC; the protein is encoded by the exons ATGACGAC CCGCGCTGTCAACAACAACACCGGGTCGGAGCTCGGTACCAGTCTGCACAGCGGGTCGGTGCTCGGTACCAGTCTGTACACCGGGTCGGTGCTCGGTACCAGTCTGCACAGCGGGTCGGTGCTCGGTACCAGTCTGCACAGCGGGTCGGTGCTCGGTACCAGTCTGTACAGCGGGTCGGTGCTCGGTACCAGTCTGCACACCGGGTCGGTGCTCGGTACCAGTCTGCACACCGGGTCGGTGCTCGGTACCAGTCTGCACAGCGGGTCGGTGCTCGGTACCAGTCTGTACAGCGGGTCGGAGCTCGGTACCAGTCTGTACAGCGGGTCGGTGCTCGGTACCAGTCTGTACAGCGGGTCGGAGCTCGGTACCAGTCTGCACACCGGGTCGGTGCTCGGTACCAGTCTGCACAGCGGGTCGGTGCTCGGTACCAGTCTGCACACCGGGTCGGTGCTCGGTACCAGTCTGTACACCGGGTCGGTGCTCGGTACCAGTCTGTTAGTCTGTTAA
- the setdb2 gene encoding histone-lysine N-methyltransferase SETDB2 isoform X1, with protein MEDSPESQVRMEDSPDPRDVERARTFWASEDVDHVFSGVIHYLDHLKKVLKNKTATDGEYVQALKLLEALDCSPPASSQDSSVVQVVIGSGELLPLSPCNGPLSSAAPPAGVDELLPPLTPNNLQYEPHTCCKACLSTLPSMPHSAPVFWGQNPLKVPLLCGFKRLNATPLTSSKVGGEEEEEPVNPEDGFHWDVLYKAPCGLSLRNHDDVMRFLLATESYDLLQVDFFTFNPSVHLDTPPSGGQRRPEVDLSRGAEPTPVELCLGEGGVRPAEFRYRKERWPHGCFLSRGTTLFKACCDCTDGCSSAQNCACVAMTTEGRRYSHNRLDEPVPSGVYECGPWCGCDRARCQNRLVQRGIRVRLQVFQTEGRGWGVRCRDDLDRGTFVCIYAGVILRRVHSPGEAPPPKLTRADLPSDDEVEVITEWLAPPVLEGRSNLVEPTTTSLPLHVPVIQRPADPSGTAPQDREETVLSGAPQAPPTAQEKTVTMTTGSPEKVAEGVNGLKTKSGRSLKRAMKVESVNFLDASKEGNVSRFFNHSCTPNMFIQNVFTDSHDPAYPLIAFFTSRVVRAGSELTWDYSSDADGEREVPCLCGGDGCRGGFTVEQNLCEMCELQGETH; from the exons ATGGAGGACTCACCTGAGTCTCAGGTGAGGATGGAGGACTCACCTGATCCACGAGATGTTG AGCGGGCCAGGACCTTCTGGGCCTCGGAGGACGTGGATCATGTTTTCTCCGGGGTGATTCATTACCTGGATCACCTGAAGAAAGTCCTGAAGAATAAGACGGCCACAGATGGAG AGTACGTTCAGGCGCTGAAGCTGCTGGAGGCTCTGGACTGTTCTCCTCCCGCCTCCTCTCAGGACTCGTCTGTGGTTCAGGTGGTCATCGGatcag gtgagctcctccccctctccccctgcaACGGGCCGCTCAGCTCAGCAGCACCCCCTGCAGGCGTAGACGAGCTGCTACCTCCTCTGACCCCGAACAACCTGCAGTACGAACCACACACCTGCTGcaag GCCTGTCTGTCCACTTTACCCAGCATGCCTCACTCTGCGCCTGTGTTCTGGGGTCAGAACCCGCTGAAGGTTCCTCTGCTCTGCGGCTTTAAGAGACTGAACGCCACGCcgctgacatcatcaaaagttggcggggaggaggaggaggagcctgtGAACCCTGAGGACGGCTTTCATTGGGACGTGCTTTACAAAGCGCCGTGTGGGCTGAGCCTGCGTAACCACGACGACGTGATGCGGTTCCTGTTGGCCACGGAGAGCTACGACCTCCTGCAG GTCGACTTCTTCACCTTTAACCCCTCCGTCCACTTAGACACGCCTCCATCAGGGGGCCAACGACGGCCTGAAGTGGACCTGAGCCGGGGGGCGGAGCCTACACCTGTGGAGCTGTGTCTGGGGGAGGGCGGAGTCAGGCCGGCCGAGTTCCGATACAGGAAGGAGCGCTGGCCTCACGGCTGCTTCCTGAGCCGCGGCACGACGCTGTTCAAGGCGTGCTGCGACTGCACGGACGGCTGCAGCTCCGCCCAGAACTGCGCCTGTGTCGCCATGACGACAGAAGGACGCCGTTACAGTCACAACAGGCTGGACGAGCCGGTACCGTCAGG TGTGTACGAGTGTGGTCCGTGGTGCGGCTGTGACCGCGCTCGCTGTCAGAACCGTTTGGTCCAGAGGGGGATCAGAGTCCGGCTGCAGGTCTTCCAGACGGAGGGGCGAGGTTGGGGGGTACGTTGCCGTGACGACCTGGACCGCGGCACGTTTGTGTGTATATACGCAG GCGTGATCCTGCGACGGGTCCATTCTCCCGGCGAGGCCCCGCCTCCAAAGCTGACGAGGGCGGACCTCCCTTCTGACGACGAGGTGGAGGTCATCACCGAGTGGCTGGCTCCGCCCGTGCTGGAGGGGCGGAGCAACCTGGTGGAGCCCACGACGACCTCGCTCCCCCTTCACGTCCCGGTCATCCAGAGGCCCGCTGACCCGTCTGGCACGGCGCCGCAGGACCGAGAGGAG ACGGTGCTGAGTGGAGCTCCACAGGCCCCGCCCACAGCGCAGGAGAAGACGGTTACCATGACAACGGGCAGTCCCGAGAAGGTTGCCGAAGGCGTGAACGGTTTGAAGACAAAGAGTGGGAGGAGTCTAAAGAGAGCGATGAAGGTGGAGAGCGTGAACTTCCTGGACGCGAGCAAGGAGGGAAACGTGAGCCGCTTCTTCAAC CACAGCTGCACGCCAAACATGTTCATCCAGAACGTCTTCACCGACTCCCACGACCCCGCCTACCCCCTCATCGCCTTCTTCACCAGCAG GGTGGTCAGGGCGGGCTCCGAGCTCACCTGGGATTACTCGTCGGACGCAGACGGCGAGCGGGAGGTGCCGTGTCTGTGCGGCGGTGACGGCTGTCGAGGAGGTTTCACCGTGGAGCAGAACCtgtgtgagatgtgtgagctgCAGGGAGAAACTCACTGA
- the LOC110002088 gene encoding T-cell surface glycoprotein CD3 zeta chain, producing the protein MELPSLTCVLLLLSAVCHPAEAVNLYDPQLCYILDGFLGLYGLVITGMFIREKFFREKVKSAEGSGLDSGGYAPVVRGDPERGRNRRMADDSEYTTLNKHSDGEYKALPVKRERQRKNEQIYQGLSSATRDTYDSLQMQPLPAR; encoded by the exons ATGGAGCTGCCGTCGTTGACCTGCGTCCTGCTCCTGCTGTCCGCCGTGTGTCACCCCGCAG AGGCAGTGAACCTATACGACCCTCAGCTGTGTTACATCCTGGACGGTTTCCTCGGTCTGTACGGACTCGTCATCACCGGCATGTTCATCAGAGAGAAG ttcttcagagaaaaagtgaagtcagcagagggcagc GGTCTGGACTCTGGAGGTTACGCCCCGGTGGTCAGAGGAGACCCTGAGAGAGGACGA aacCGCAGGATGGCCGATGACTCTGAATACACG aCTCTGAACAAACACTCTGATGGAGAATACAAGGCGCTCCCGGTGAAGAGAGAG cgtCAGAGGAAGAACGAGCAGATCTACCAG GGTTTGAGCTCGGCCACCAGAGACACGTACGACTCGCTGCAGATGCAGCCGCTTCCTGCCCGCTAA
- the creg1 gene encoding protein CREG1, with product MCACCLYIFLLRFVSPTVHHKLNPTMIALLRPLCVLLLGLLGVCLPVSSSSCRVRIPPHDQVARVARFVAHQVDWASMATISTHKPVVGQPFSNTFSVSDGPEGSSTGIPYMYLTHMEVSVKDLEVNPQASLSMSLAQTDYCRQQGFDPQSPLCAHIILSGSVMEVNGTEADFAKKALFSRHPEMIDWPTDHNWFFAKFNITQVWVLDYFGGVKTVTPEEYFQADPHRKHH from the exons ATGTGTGCTTGTTGTTTATATATCTTCCTCCTCCGGTTCGTCTCACCGACTGTTCACCACAAACTGAACCCGACAATGATCGCTCTCCTGCGGCCTCTCTGTGTGCTCCTCCTCGGACTCCTCGGGGTCTGCCTCccggtctcctcctcctcctgcagggtcCGGATCCCCCCTCACGACCAGGTGGCCCGGGTAGCCCGCTTCGTAGCCCACCAGGTGGACTGGGCCTCCATGGCCACCATCTCCACCCACAAGCCGGTGGTGGGTCAGCCGTTCTCCAACACCTTCTCGGTCAGCGACGGACCGGAAGGCTCCAGTACCGGGATCCCCTACATGTACCTGACCCACATGGAGGTCTCTGTGAAGGACCtggag gTGAACCCTCAGGCGtctctctccatgtctctgGCTCAGACTGATTACTGCAGACAGCAGGGCTTCGACCCTCAGAGTCCTCTCTGCGctcacatcatcctgtctggATCTGTGatggag GTGAACGGGACGGAGGCGGACTTTGCTAAGAAGGCTCTGTTCAGTCGACACCCGGAGATGATCGACTGGCCCACTGATCACAACTGGTTCTTTGCCAAGTTCAACATCACTCAG gtgtggGTGTTGGATTATTTTGGCGGGGTGAAGACGGTCACTCCAGAGGAATACTTCCAGGCAGATCCACACAGGAAGCACCACTGA